Genomic DNA from Amycolatopsis alba DSM 44262:
GGCTGTTCTACCTGTTCCCGACCCTGCTGGGCGCGCTGTCCCGGATGTACGTCCCGGAACTGCTGGTGACCGGGAAGACCGACGCCGCCGTCCTGTTGCTGCCGTCCGCGGTCCTGCCGGGGCTCTGGGGGCAGATCCTGGGCGCGGTGACCGCGGCGGGTGCCTTCGCGGCGTTTCTGTCGAGTTCGTCCGGGCTGCTGGTGAGCGTGGCCGGGGTGGTCTCGACCGACGTCCTGCCCGGCCGGGTCCGCGATTTCCGGGTGGCGACGGGGATCGTGGCGCTGATCCCGTTCGGGCTGGCGGTCCTGCTGCCGTCGGAGGACCTCTCGCTTTCGGTCGGGATGTCGTTCGCGCTGGCCGCGTCGACGTTCAGCCCGCTGTTGCTGCTCGGGGTCTGGTGGCGCAAGCTCAGCTGGCCGGGTGCGCTGGCAGGGATGCTCGTCGGCGGTGGCCTGGTGCTGACCGCGCTGGTGGTCAACATCGTCAGCAAGTACACCGGCGGCTGGGCGCCGTGGTTCTCGAACCAGCCCGCGCTGATCACCGTGCCGTCGGCGTTCCTGACCACCTATGTGGTGAGCCGGGCGACCGGGTACGGACGGCCGGACGACGTCCACGGTGTGATGCTGCGGCTGCACGCGCCCGACCCGCTCGGGTTCATGCGTGATCGCGCGGTCGCCCGGTTCGGGCAGGCCGAAGAGAAGACCCGCGCTACCGGTAAGGGCCGTCACCGCAAGTAAAGTCACTCTTTCGAGTTTCGACCCTCTACGCAGAGTCGTCTCGTTCACTCAAATGGATTGCCCCTTGCGCGCGCTATGAGGGGCATGATCTTCCGTGACATCGAAATCACCGGATGGTGCGGTAGATGGGAGGTCCGAAGTGAGTGATACCGGTCAAGGTCTCGGGGCGGATCCGGAATCCGACTGGGAAAAGGTCCAGGCGAGTCCGGAATTCACCGAGCTGCGGCGACGGCTCCGGGTATTCGTTTTCCCGGTCTCGGCCCTGTTCCTCCTCTGGTATCTGCTCTACGTGCTCCTCGCCGACTACGCGACCGCGTTCATGAGCACCAAGCTCTTCGGCAACATCACCGTCGGCCTGGTCTTCGGGCTGCTGCAGTTCGTGTCCACTTTCGTGATCACCGGCCTCTATGTCCGGTACGCGAACCGGAAACTCGATCCGCTCGCCGACAAGATCAGGCACGAAGTCGAGGGAGCCGAACGGTGAAAACGCTGGCAGCGGGCGTCCAGGGCAGCAATCCGGCACTCAACATCACCATTTTCGCGGTATTCGTCGCGATCACGCTGGTGATCGTTTTCCGGGCGAGCCGGAATACGAAGACCGCGTCCGACTACTACGCCGCGGGGCGCGCGTTCACCGGTCCGCAGAACGGGATCGCGATCTCGGGCGACTACCTTTCCGCGGCGTCGTTCCTGGGGATCGCCGGTGCGATCGCGATCAACGGATACGACGGTTTCCTCTATTCGATCGGGTTCCTCGTCGCGTGGCTGGTGGCGTTGCTGCTGGTCGCGGAACTGCTGCGCAACACCGGCAAGTTCACCATGGGCGACGTCCTGGCGTTCCGGATGAAGCAACGGCCGGTCCGCGCGGCGGCCGCGATCTCCACGCTCGCCGTCTCGTTCTTCTACCTGCTCGCGCAGATGGCGGGGGCGGGCGGCCTGGTGAACCTGCTGCTCGGCATCGAGGGGAACCTCGGCCAGGACCTGGTGATCGCCGTCGTCGGCGTGATCATGATCCTGTACGTGCTGATCGGCGGGATGAAGGGCACCACCTGGGTCCAGATCATCAAGGCCGTCCTGCTCATCGCGGGCGCGTTCGCGATGACGCTGTGGGTGCTCGGGAAGTACGGCTTCAACCTCTCCGACCTGTTCCAGGCCGCCGTCGACAAGGGCGGCAAGGCCGGGGAGGCGCTGCTCGGACCGGGGAAGCAGTACGGGAAGACCGGTACGACGAAGCTGGACTTCCTGTCGCTCGGCATCGCGCTGGTCCTCGGGACCGCGGGCCTGCCGCACGTGCTCATGCGCTTCTACACGGTGCCGACCGCGAAGGACGCGCGCCGTTCGGTGGTCTGGGCGATCGCGCTGATCGGCATCTTCTACCTGTTCACGCTGGTGCTCGGCTACGGTGCGGGCGCGCTCGTCGGCCCGGACGTGATCGCGAAGGCGCCGGGGACGACCAACTCGGCGGCGCCGCTGCTGGCGCTCGAACTGGGCGGCCCGGTGCTGCTCGGGTTCATCGCGGCGGTGGCGTTCGCGACGATCCTCGCGGTGGTCGCGGGACTGACGATCACGGCGTCGGCGTCGTTCGCGCACGACGTCTACGCGAACGTGATCAAGAAGGGCAAGACCGACCCCGACAGCGAGGTCCGCGTCGCGCGGATCACCGCGCTGGTGATCGGGGCGGTCGCGATCGTCGGCGGGATCCTCGCGAAGAACCAGAACGTGGCGTTCCTGGTGGCGCTCGCGTTCGCGGTGGCGGCGTCGGCGAACCTGCCGACGATCCTGTACTCGCTGTTCTGGAAACGCTTCAACACCCAGGGCGCGCTGTGGAGCATCTACGGCGGGCTGATCGTGTGCGTGATCCTGATCGTCTTCTCGCCGGCGGTCTCGGGCAAGCCTGTCGACGCGAAGACCGGCAAGAGCGCCTCGATGATCCAGGGTGTGGACTTCCACTGGTTCCCGTTGGACAACCCCGGCATCGTCTCGATCCCGATCGCTTTCTTCCTCGGCTGGCTCGGCACGGTGCTGTCCAAGGAGCACAACCAGAAGAAGTACGCGGAGATGGAGGTCCGCTCGCTCACCGGTGCCGGCGCCGAAAAGGCGACCCAGCACTGAGTTGTTCTTCACGCGCGCGTGACGTGTCGGGATGCGAGGATGGCAGCGTGGTGAGCCCTGCTGACATCCCGACCGTCGCCGTCCGTGATCTGCCCAAGGACGGTGTCGCGCTGCTCGACGTCCGCGAGGACGACGAGTGGGCCGCCGGGCACGCCCCTGGCGCCAAGCACATCCCGATGGGTGAACTGCCCGCGCGCGTCGGCGAACTCGACGAACTGCCCGACGACCAGCCGGTCTACGTGA
This window encodes:
- a CDS encoding DUF485 domain-containing protein; the encoded protein is MSDTGQGLGADPESDWEKVQASPEFTELRRRLRVFVFPVSALFLLWYLLYVLLADYATAFMSTKLFGNITVGLVFGLLQFVSTFVITGLYVRYANRKLDPLADKIRHEVEGAER
- a CDS encoding solute symporter family protein produces the protein MKTLAAGVQGSNPALNITIFAVFVAITLVIVFRASRNTKTASDYYAAGRAFTGPQNGIAISGDYLSAASFLGIAGAIAINGYDGFLYSIGFLVAWLVALLLVAELLRNTGKFTMGDVLAFRMKQRPVRAAAAISTLAVSFFYLLAQMAGAGGLVNLLLGIEGNLGQDLVIAVVGVIMILYVLIGGMKGTTWVQIIKAVLLIAGAFAMTLWVLGKYGFNLSDLFQAAVDKGGKAGEALLGPGKQYGKTGTTKLDFLSLGIALVLGTAGLPHVLMRFYTVPTAKDARRSVVWAIALIGIFYLFTLVLGYGAGALVGPDVIAKAPGTTNSAAPLLALELGGPVLLGFIAAVAFATILAVVAGLTITASASFAHDVYANVIKKGKTDPDSEVRVARITALVIGAVAIVGGILAKNQNVAFLVALAFAVAASANLPTILYSLFWKRFNTQGALWSIYGGLIVCVILIVFSPAVSGKPVDAKTGKSASMIQGVDFHWFPLDNPGIVSIPIAFFLGWLGTVLSKEHNQKKYAEMEVRSLTGAGAEKATQH
- a CDS encoding rhodanese-like domain-containing protein; translation: MVSPADIPTVAVRDLPKDGVALLDVREDDEWAAGHAPGAKHIPMGELPARVGELDELPDDQPVYVICRSGGRSARAAAWLNASGWDAVNVAGGMGSWKQEGRPMVGDHPGVEPEVL